Below is a genomic region from Catenuloplanes atrovinosus.
GGAGGCGTACATCGTCGGCGGCGTGCGTACCCCGATCGGACGGTACGCCGGGGCGCTCGCCGCGGTCCGCCCGGACGACCTCGCCGCGCACGTCATCCGCGAGCTGCTGCACCGGCACCCCGGCGCCGACCCGGAGGCGATCGACGACGTGGTGTTCGGCTGCGCCAACCAGGCCGGCGAGGACAACCGCAACGTGGCCCGGATGGGTGCGCTGCTGGCCGGGCTGCCGGTCGGCGTGCCCGGCACCACGGTCAACCGGCTCTGCGGCTCCGGCCTGGACGCGGTCTCCTACGCCGCGCGCGCGATCCGCTCCGGCGAGGCCGACCTGCTGGTCGCGGGCGGCGTGGAGAGCATGAGCCGCGCGCCGTTCGTGCTGCCCAAGGCGGAGACGCCGTTCGCCCGTACCGCCGAGGTCGCGGACACCACGCTCGGCTGGCGCCTGGTCAACCCGCTGATGGAGGCGCAGTACGGCATCGACTCGATGGGCGGCACCGCGGAGAACGTGGCCGAGGACTACCAGGTGTCCCGTGAGGACCAGGACGCGTTCGCGCTCCGCTCCCAGCAGCGGGCCGCGGCCGCGCAGGCGAGCGGCCGGCTGGCCGAGGAGATCGCGCCGGTCACGGTGCCGGTCCGGCGCGGCGAGCCGATCGTGGTCGCCCGCGACGAACACCCGCGCGAGACCAGCCCGGAGAAGCTGGCGAAGCTGCCCACGCCGTTCCGTCCCGGCGGCACGGTCACGGCCGGCAACGCCGCCGGCGTCAACGACGGCGCCGCCGCGCTGCTGGTGGCGAGCGGCGCGGCCGTGCAGCGGCACGGACTCACGCCGCTGGCCCGCGTCACCGGCGCCGCGACCGCGGGCGTACCGCCGAGGATCATGGGTGTCGGCCCGGTCCCGGCCACCCGCAAGCTGCTCGGCCGGGTGGGTCTGGAAGTCGGTGACCTCGACCTGGTGGAATTGAACGAGGCGTTCGCCGCGCAGGCGCTGGCGGTGCTGCGCGAACTCGGGCTGCCGGACGACGCCGCGCACGTCAACCCCAACGGCGGCGCGATCGCGCTCGGGCATCCGCTCGGCATGAGCGGGGCGCGGCTGGCGCTGACGGCGGCCCTGGAACTGTCCCGGCGGGACGCGCGACGCGCGCTGGTCACGATGTGCATCGGGGTCGGCCAGGGAATCAGCGTGCTGCTGGAACGGCCGTAGGGCGGTTCGACACCCGTAGGGCTGTTCCCCGCCGGTTCGGCCGCGACCGGGTGAAGCCGGCTCGCGCGGTCTGTCGCCATTCCGGTCTCCGCTGGTTCGGCTGCGACGACGTGACGGTGGCTCGCGCGATTGCGGCCCCGCGCGATTCATCCGCATTTCGGTGATCGCGGGATTTTTGATCTTGCTGGGATCGTGGCTGATCCCCACTTTGTGAGCCTCAGGCACGTTATTCGGCGTGAATTACGTGCCTGAGGCTCACAAAGTGGGGACGGAGATCGGCTGCCGCCGTCAATATGCGGAAATTTCGGGCGCGGAGCGCCCGTCCGCAGCCAGGGTCAAGGGCCAACCGCGAGGCCGTGCGTGGTTGTACTGTCGCGAGCGGGTCCGAACCTGACCGCACGCTGGACCGGTGCGGAAACTGGTCATCGCTGACGCTTTTCTACCGGTGCCGTTGGTCGCCGAGCCGAGCCGTGCGGCTTTCGTTGCACCGGAAGGAAGTCGCGGCTTCCGCGATGAGTCGTGATGGCTGCGGAAAGTCGCGCGGCTTTCGTGGTGAGTCGTGATGGTCGGAGAGCCGCGCGGCTTTCGCGGTTAGTCGTGATGGCTGAGGAGACGCGCGGCTTTTGTCGGTCACGTTGTACCTCCGGAAGGCCGGGCGGCTTTCGCAGCGGGTTGCGACAGCCGCGTGGCGGGGCTCGGCGGCATGCTTCGGAACGTGGCTGGGAGCCGTGAGCTGCGGGAACGCTCGCTTTCGCCATCGGCGGCGGCTGCCGGGCGAGATATCCGCCGCTGCGGCGGGAAGTGCGGCGAGGCCGGGTCGTTAGACGGCGCGGAGGGCGGGGGAGTTGCCGGTGACGCGGAGGTCGGCCTCGATGCGGGCGGCGGCGGCCAGCAGCGGGGGGAGCAGGTCGCGGCGCAGGGCGTCGACGGACGTGCGGCTGGCGTGGACGGAGACGTTGACGGCGGCGATCACGCCGCCGTTGCGGTCGCGTACCGGGACGGCCATCGACCGCAGGCCCTCCTCCAGTTCCTGGTCCACGATGGCGTAGCCCTGGGCGCGGACCCGGGCCAGTTCGGCGCGGAGCGCGGTCTCGCCGGTGGTGGTGCGCGGCGTCAGTTTCCGCAGCTCGACGCG
It encodes:
- the pcaF gene encoding 3-oxoadipyl-CoA thiolase, coding for MAEAYIVGGVRTPIGRYAGALAAVRPDDLAAHVIRELLHRHPGADPEAIDDVVFGCANQAGEDNRNVARMGALLAGLPVGVPGTTVNRLCGSGLDAVSYAARAIRSGEADLLVAGGVESMSRAPFVLPKAETPFARTAEVADTTLGWRLVNPLMEAQYGIDSMGGTAENVAEDYQVSREDQDAFALRSQQRAAAAQASGRLAEEIAPVTVPVRRGEPIVVARDEHPRETSPEKLAKLPTPFRPGGTVTAGNAAGVNDGAAALLVASGAAVQRHGLTPLARVTGAATAGVPPRIMGVGPVPATRKLLGRVGLEVGDLDLVELNEAFAAQALAVLRELGLPDDAAHVNPNGGAIALGHPLGMSGARLALTAALELSRRDARRALVTMCIGVGQGISVLLERP